The DNA region AGGGAGGAAACCATTGGCTTTCGTGAGCGGCATGATGTGCGAAACCCCGCCGCAGAAGCTGGTGCCGACCGGGTACACCGGATATCCGGGACTTGGCACGAGGACAATATCACCCGGATCCACGAAGGCGAGATGGACGTGCCCGATGCCCTCTTTTGATCCGATCAGGGTGAGGACCTCGTTTGCCGGGTCGAGTGTGACGTTGAACCGCCGTCGATACCAGTCGGCGACGGCCTTGCGAAACGACAGCATGCCTTCATAGGAGGGATATTGGTGGTGTTTCGGGTTCTTCGCGGCCTGAGCCAGGCTCTCGATGATCGGGGTCGGCGTCGGCAGGTCAGGATCCCCGATGCCAAGGTTGATGATATCGACTCCGCGCGCAAGTGCCTCTTGTTTCATTTTGTCGATGGCGGCGAACAGGTAGGGAGGCAAGGTCTTGATGCGGGTTGCGACTTCAATCGGGAAACCGGCCATGCGAGAGCACTCCTTTTGTTGACCTGAGCATGCATGCTCAGCTGTGTACGATGCGTGAGCGGCAGGGCGCCGTCATCTGGACTGGGTCTCGGCAACGGGCTAGGGTACCGCAGGATTGCTTCAGCAATCAACGGAGTGGCCGTGGAAACCTTCTCCTGAACATCGCGTCTGTGTGAGGGGGGGGCTGGTGCGGAGAGGTGTGGGTTCGCCGGCTGGTTTGTCTGGGTTCCGCGAAAGGTTAGGCAAATTCAGGAAGCTATGGTCGCATATTTTTCACATGGATGTGACCAACTTATGGCCGGTGCTTGGCGTGGTGTTGCTCGCACTCGGAACCGCCGAGGCTTCTCCCGCCCCTTCGTCCTCGCCAGGCCAGCCTGGCCCCTCGCTATTCGTCTCTCGACGGTCTTCGCGGTTATCTGGCGCTGGCCGTATTTCTCAGCCATGCCTCCATCTGGTATTTCTATTTGCGATCGGGCACCTGGGAGGTTCCACCCGCCAATGTCTACACGCAGTTTGGGCAAGGCAGTGTCACCCTATTTTTCATGATCACGGGGTTTCTGTTTTGGTCCAAGGTGCTTGATGGGTGCCAGCAGCCGATTGACTGGTCGCGGTTGTATCTGTCCCGTCTGTTTCGACTGGGACCTCTCTATCTGCTCACGGTCACATGCGTGATCCTGGTATCGGTTTGCCGTGCCGGTTTTGAATGGAAGGAATCGTCCTCCATCGTACTCGGGCAGGTAGCCACCTGGCTGATGTTCACCATCCCCGGGATAGCGCCGGTCAATGGGTTTGCTGAAACGGTCCCTCTGGCTGGAGCGGTGTGGTCGTTGCCCTAAGAATGGTTGTTCTATGCCTGTCTCCCTCTCGGTGCACTCTGTGTGCGGGCATCGACTCCGCTGATCTGGGTGTTGTTCAGTATGGCGGCGGTGATGACGCTGGCTGTGGTGATGCCCGAGGTGCGGACACCGATGTTGTATGCATTCGCGGGAGGGATTGCCGCGGCATGTCTGGCACGTATTGCTGCCGTCCGGAGAACCCTCAGCCAAGGTGTCTGGGGAGGAATCGCGGTCGCGTGTCTGGCGACGATTCTGTTCTGCTTTCCGACGGCCTACACCCTGTCGGCCATCCTGCTCCTGACAGGTGCGTTTCTGATCATTGCCTGTGGGAATTCCCTCTATGGCCTGCTTGAATGGCCGGCATCTGTCGTATTGGGAGAGATGGCCTACAGTCTCTACCTGCTGCACGTCTTGGTCCTGTTTGTCACCTATCGGGTGGTGTGTGCCGAATGGGCCGCAATGGTTTCCCCGGTCGAACATTGGGCGATTGCTCTGTGCGTGGTGCCTGTCTTGATCCTCCTGTGTTTCACCACGTTTCGTCTGATTGAAAAGGCAGCCATGGATGCCGTGCCATGCGTGGCTGCTGGCCCGCTTCTCCTAAGCGTTCTATCGACCCAGGGCGTTGAGCAGCCTGTGAGACCTACTCATAGGGGGAGACGGTTGACAGCGGCGCAACCTCTCATTAGAGTCCGGTACAGATGTGTGACAAGCTGGTTCGGCGAGCGCAACTGGAGAAGTGTATGACAATGGTGCCCTCGTACCAATCAGGCCCGTTGTCCCTGTCGTGCCGAGACACCGTGTCTGGTTATTCCCGGAACATGAGGCTGTGAAACCACTCCCCCCGTGCCCCTCCAGTCCCAATTGCGTATCCACGCAGGCGACGGATCACGCGCATGGGATTGCTCCGTACCGGTTTCAGAAGAATCTCGATGCGGCGAAAACTATGTTGAAGGCCATCGTGGCCGGGTTGCCTCGCACCAAACTCGTCGAGGAAACGGAGGTTTCGCTTCGGTATGAATTCACCAGCGCTCTCTTGCGATTCGTCGATGATGTGGAATTCGTGTTTGATGAAGACCACAG from Nitrospira sp. includes:
- a CDS encoding acyltransferase, producing the protein MAWCCSHSEPPRLLPPLRPRQASLAPRYSSLDGLRGYLALAVFLSHASIWYFYLRSGTWEVPPANVYTQFGQGSVTLFFMITGFLFWSKVLDGCQQPIDWSRLYLSRLFRLGPLYLLTVTCVILVSVCRAGFEWKESSSIVLGQVATWLMFTIPGIAPVNGFAETVPLAGAVWSLP
- a CDS encoding DUF1499 domain-containing protein, giving the protein MKPLPPCPSSPNCVSTQATDHAHGIAPYRFQKNLDAAKTMLKAIVAGLPRTKLVEETEVSLRYEFTSALLRFVDDVEFVFDEDHRTIHFRSASRTGYSDLGVNRRRMEDIRALSEGKL